CAAGTTGGTGGCGTTAACATTCTGGATTTCAGTTATGCAGTCATAAACAGAACTTATGAGTCTAGTCCGAAAAACAAAATGCAACTCCAAAGGATTCAGGCTTGGTTAACTTGCATGGTCTCTTTAACAGAACGATTTTCTATTCAGGACAGAATGGTCAGTGGATAATTTTCTTAGCTGGTAGTCCCATCAAAATGAAAAAGACCTTAATTGACTTTCAATAGAAGTCGGATTATCCTTTCTCTAATAAGAAAAGAGAACAAATTGCGAAGAGGCTTAGCTTTAGTTGAAATCATGAAACGATGACAtttaatctggttcaacatggtAAACTATTGTACGAAAAAGTAGCTTTATACCGCTCCATTTTGAATCAAGTATTCCACCACAGCAAGATGACCATTGGCAGAAGCCATATGAAGAGCTGAATGGAAATGGGGAAAATGTTAGTTAGTGACCAGTAGAACAAGAATTCGACAATAATCTTTGATGAAAACCCAGCCACAGAGTCTTTTCAGCAGGCTTCAGATGAACTTTAACTATTCCAGTTTCACATGGTTTAAAAGTTTAGGTGGTCTATTGGGTAAGAGGACCAGCCAACAAGTCCGTCAGCAGGCTTCAGATGAACTTTAAGTATTCCATTTCGCACAGTTTAAGACTCTAGGCAGTCGATTGGTGATTTGCAGCTTAATGATATTAGGCTGATAAGAAGAGGATActgtatttgaattcaaaaggagCCAAAAAGGCTCATTGACACACTATAGACTGATGAGGAAACCTTCCACCAAGGAGCAACTACGCTTCAATTAGCATATAGTACTCCTACTAGTTTATTATTCACCAAACAGATATGCATACTGCATACATCTACTACATACTTCCACTTCACTTTGTTCTATGCTAATGTACGACAGTCACAACAATCAAACTGAGCCCTATGTTATACTGCCATGACAAAACTGAAACAGAATTTTCTTATAAACAGCGAAGTAAGATCACTTAGAGCAGTGGACGAGTGCATAGAATCGAACCCAACCTGTGCGGCCTTGCGAATCTGTGGAGTCCAGCGAGACACCAACGGAGAACAGAGCGACGACGTCCTCCAAGTCATCGTACCTAGCGGCCTGGCAAGTTAATCGAGCCAGGTATCCAGATCAGTCTACAGTAGCGCATACGAACAAGGGGAACCACCGAACCAGAGCTCTGCGAtagggcggtggtggaggaggtttgGGGGGTTTAGGTCGGCGCTTACGTCGATGAGATCCTGAGCCTGCTCAGCGGTGGtagccgtggccgtggccgcggccgcggcggggtTCGGCTGCGCCGGTTCGACGCCCATCTGCAGACCACTCGACTAGCTGAGAAGGAGGAGACGACGATTCTGCAGTGCCGCACTGCCGCCGGCTGCGCCTGATGCTGCGGGCTGCCGGGCTGCCGGGAtttgcggtggcggcggtggcgttgTTCTAGCGCTTCCTGGACATTTCATTCGGATGAGACAGCTCAGCCCAAGATCAGGTGAGACTGCTCGACCCAAGCTCAACGTTCTGGGCCTTTCATTCGGCTGGAGGACTGGGCTCGACCCAAGCTCAACGTTCTGGGCCTTTCATTCTGATGGAGGACTGGATCCTGGGCGAGCTTTCCTATGACATTGTATTCCTTTCAAGGATGGTTTTTTATTAGCAAACAAATAAAAGTACAAGTACGGTCTTACGTGAGCATGTTTGAATCCACTGCTCACTCGTTCAAAAATAATGCAATTATAGAACAGTGTTATATTAAAACAGCGACTCCCTCTGGACGGACACGTGACATGACGTGCACCACAACGTTGCCTTTTTTTATTCCCTGCTCATATACGTGTCTCTTGTTCTCATCCGCATACAGCGCCTCACTCCACTTACTGCTGCGGCATTCTCCCATCACGCCTTGACCTTGAGCCACTAGCTCCCTCCTCGCTCCCGCGCCGTCGTGCGCCCCACCCGCACCTCGCTTCGATCGTGCGCCGCGCCGCCCTCTCTATCGTAGCGCATTCCGCTCACCAGGCTGAGCCATGCCCAGTGCTGCTACTGCTAGATGGTGGTGGTGCTCGGGCGCTACCGCCGCTGCTGGTGCCGGTGGTGCTCACGCGCCGCCACACGCCGTTGGATCCCACCCCGATGACCGGAATCGATCGGCTCCGGCCTTTCTCTCCTCtatgttacaaatatattttcaagtgtttcagatgtttcatagatatgttgcaattgttacatatggatgttgcaaaagtagaacgagatgttgcacatgttgcatattttttcaagtgttttcagtgtcatgttgcaagtgttttgaaaattatttttagacgtatgttacaacaagtgtttcatctaaatATTACATATGTTCCacgcacatgttgcaagtgtttttatttagATGTTACATATGTCACacacaaatgtttcaattgttttatttagatgttgcatatgtttcacacacatgttgcaagtattttatcaggatgttgtatatgtttcacacatatgttgcaacattatgtttcaaatgtttcttcTATGTCCGACATATGTTGCATCCATgtgttttatgttgcaagtgtttcacggGGCAAGGTGAGTGATGGGCGCATGGCCCAAGCGTCGGGGGATTGGGCGCGATAGAGCTAGGGACTGACAGACGGGGGCGCATTGAGCTAGGGGCCGGCTCCCGAGTCTCACTGAcacggagagagaggagggatccGAGAAAGGAGCGGGGCGCAGCGATAGGGGTAGGGTGCGCGTGCGAGGCGGGGATGAGATGGGTG
Above is a genomic segment from Miscanthus floridulus cultivar M001 chromosome 3, ASM1932011v1, whole genome shotgun sequence containing:
- the LOC136547400 gene encoding ankyrin repeat domain-containing protein 2A-like — its product is MGVEPAQPNPAAAAATATATTAEQAQDLIDAARYDDLEDVVALFSVGVSLDSTDSQGRTALHMASANGHLAVVEYLIQNGANVNATNLEKNTPLHWACLNGHIEVIKALISAGASMSALNSHEKTPMDEAVTKGKMDVIDAIGAAVAQAELDGVTVS